From Medicago truncatula cultivar Jemalong A17 chromosome 7, MtrunA17r5.0-ANR, whole genome shotgun sequence, a single genomic window includes:
- the LOC25499755 gene encoding uncharacterized protein isoform X4, translating to MLLLYRQSPTHPTPILELLFFLMAVNCTCTTKIPNQKYGSFLKYPNKELMLKRNYVPLKKTSTVLRRITASIKNKVYESEPEGVVCYQDEHGEIICEGYDEGPCFQRISKPIYYQYPIPPRDAEITNILLRQSWLQISDDADDYESVNVIIKLQWF from the exons ATGTTACTACTATATAGGCAGAGCCCAACCCACCCAACACCAATTCTagaacttttatttttcttgatggCTGTTAACTGTACTTGTACAACTAAAATCCCAAATCAGAAATATGGATCATTTCTCAAGTATCCAAACAAAGAATTGATGCTTAAACGTAACTATGTCCCGCTGAAAAAGACATCAACAGTATTAAGGAGAATCACAGCATCCATCAAGAACAAG GTTTATGAATCTGAGCCTGAGGGTGTAGTCTGCTACCAAGATGAGCATGGAGAaataatttgtgaaggttatGATGAAGGGCCTTGCTTTCAAAGAATTTCAAAACCAATCTATTATCAATATCCAATTCCTCCAAG AGATGCAGAAATCACAAATATTCTTCTTCGACAAAGTTGGCTCCAGATCAGTGATGATGCAGATGATTATGAAAGTGTTAATGTTATTATTAAACTACAATGGTTTTAA
- the LOC25499755 gene encoding uncharacterized protein isoform X2, translating to MLLLYRQSPTHPTPILELLFFLMAVNCTCTTKIPNQKYGSFLKYPNKELMLKRNYVPLKKTSTVLRRITASIKNKLKQVYESEPEGVVCYQDEHGEIICEGYDEGPCFQRISKPIYYQYPIPPRDAEITNILLRQSWLQISDDADDYESVNVIIKLQWF from the exons ATGTTACTACTATATAGGCAGAGCCCAACCCACCCAACACCAATTCTagaacttttatttttcttgatggCTGTTAACTGTACTTGTACAACTAAAATCCCAAATCAGAAATATGGATCATTTCTCAAGTATCCAAACAAAGAATTGATGCTTAAACGTAACTATGTCCCGCTGAAAAAGACATCAACAGTATTAAGGAGAATCACAGCATCCATCAAGAACAAG TTAAAACAGGTTTATGAATCTGAGCCTGAGGGTGTAGTCTGCTACCAAGATGAGCATGGAGAaataatttgtgaaggttatGATGAAGGGCCTTGCTTTCAAAGAATTTCAAAACCAATCTATTATCAATATCCAATTCCTCCAAG AGATGCAGAAATCACAAATATTCTTCTTCGACAAAGTTGGCTCCAGATCAGTGATGATGCAGATGATTATGAAAGTGTTAATGTTATTATTAAACTACAATGGTTTTAA
- the LOC25499755 gene encoding uncharacterized protein isoform X3 has translation MLLLYRQSPTHPTPILELLFFLMAVNCTCTTKIPNQKYGSFLKYPNKELMLKRNYVPLKKTSTVLRRITASIKNKVYESEPEGVVCYQDEHGEIICEGYDEGPCFQRISKPIYYQYPIPPSRDAEITNILLRQSWLQISDDADDYESVNVIIKLQWF, from the exons ATGTTACTACTATATAGGCAGAGCCCAACCCACCCAACACCAATTCTagaacttttatttttcttgatggCTGTTAACTGTACTTGTACAACTAAAATCCCAAATCAGAAATATGGATCATTTCTCAAGTATCCAAACAAAGAATTGATGCTTAAACGTAACTATGTCCCGCTGAAAAAGACATCAACAGTATTAAGGAGAATCACAGCATCCATCAAGAACAAG GTTTATGAATCTGAGCCTGAGGGTGTAGTCTGCTACCAAGATGAGCATGGAGAaataatttgtgaaggttatGATGAAGGGCCTTGCTTTCAAAGAATTTCAAAACCAATCTATTATCAATATCCAATTCCTCCAAG CAGAGATGCAGAAATCACAAATATTCTTCTTCGACAAAGTTGGCTCCAGATCAGTGATGATGCAGATGATTATGAAAGTGTTAATGTTATTATTAAACTACAATGGTTTTAA
- the LOC25499755 gene encoding uncharacterized protein isoform X1 produces the protein MLLLYRQSPTHPTPILELLFFLMAVNCTCTTKIPNQKYGSFLKYPNKELMLKRNYVPLKKTSTVLRRITASIKNKLKQVYESEPEGVVCYQDEHGEIICEGYDEGPCFQRISKPIYYQYPIPPSRDAEITNILLRQSWLQISDDADDYESVNVIIKLQWF, from the exons ATGTTACTACTATATAGGCAGAGCCCAACCCACCCAACACCAATTCTagaacttttatttttcttgatggCTGTTAACTGTACTTGTACAACTAAAATCCCAAATCAGAAATATGGATCATTTCTCAAGTATCCAAACAAAGAATTGATGCTTAAACGTAACTATGTCCCGCTGAAAAAGACATCAACAGTATTAAGGAGAATCACAGCATCCATCAAGAACAAG TTAAAACAGGTTTATGAATCTGAGCCTGAGGGTGTAGTCTGCTACCAAGATGAGCATGGAGAaataatttgtgaaggttatGATGAAGGGCCTTGCTTTCAAAGAATTTCAAAACCAATCTATTATCAATATCCAATTCCTCCAAG CAGAGATGCAGAAATCACAAATATTCTTCTTCGACAAAGTTGGCTCCAGATCAGTGATGATGCAGATGATTATGAAAGTGTTAATGTTATTATTAAACTACAATGGTTTTAA